A window of Hordeum vulgare subsp. vulgare chromosome 5H, MorexV3_pseudomolecules_assembly, whole genome shotgun sequence genomic DNA:
GCCATTCCTACCTCTAAGGTTCTAAACCTCTAACCAGAACAGTAGCTGCTCAACCCACCTCCATCTGGGACACGCAATCTCAATCCGTGGTTCTAGTTAGAGGTAGTATGGCAGATTGGTGATTGTTCATCTAATCCTCCCCATCTCCAATTCTCCATACCCTCCGCTGCACTGTCACCCAATTCAGCCACCTTCTGGCCATTTCCATATTCTCCTTTTAGCTGTTCTTCCTGCACGCGGAAATCACGACCATGAAAACTCGTGGTTTCTTTCTACTTTCTTCAGTACTCTATCGGAACTATGATAAAGGATGTGTCCAATAATCCAATTTCTCCAAGAAAGTTGAGACTCATTTGTATCATTGCCTGTGATAATTGATCTTACATAAAACTGTATAGAGATTTTCTCGGTCCTACCAAGGAACTGTATCAGAAGCTAAGCTAGTAGCTAAGTACAAAGAGAAAATTGATGGCTGGTTCCCATTGATGGAGCCATGCCGCTAGCATTGTAGCTGTGGCAGTGCCCAGCAATGGAGCTCAAGAAAGCCTTCTCGACCTCCTCAGAGGCCTCTCTCCTGACAAGGCACAAGACGTACTCCACCACCATGGCATCGCAAGGCAGCGTGATTCTGCCTCCCTCGCTGCCGCTTGCAAAGCCAAACTCCTCCTCTGACATCCTCAGGAGCTCAGCGAAGACTGTCTTCCCGAGGTATGCTAGTGGGACCTCGAACCGTGCTCCGTCAGCTGCATACACCATGCAGTGGCCCTCATCGGCGACCACAGATGACGCTGTGCTGCAGCATTCATCGTCGGACGTGTCTGAGGCTTGCCGGCGGCGGGCACCGGCTCCGGCCACCAACATCCGCTGGCACTTCTTGGCCAGCTGAGTAAGCTTCTTTGTATGGATCATGGTTGAGTCAGATGTGTTCCTGGCTGGCTAAATCTCACTTTGGCTATGAAAGACTGAAGGTGTGTTGTAGATTGTGATGTGGCTTGCAGATGAGATGAAGAAGTTTGTGCTGAGCAGGCcatggatttatagtgaaatgaaGAGATATCTCAGGGCAGTGCATATGCGTGTGGGTTGCGTGTAGCTATCAGTGAGAGCGTTGAGTGGGGGACAGTGCCATGAGTGCTGCGTGTGCAATGTTATTGGAACTAGGTGCAGACACCAAACGTGATGAATGATTTTGATGAGATCTCCAAGCATCATCCATGTCTGAAATGTGCTTCTGGTTAGAGAACCACATGGGGTCCTTGTGCACGGCTTCTGGGCCATTTCCCTAGCAAATCGATCACCAGTTCACCATGGCTGTACAGGCGAGACGTCAAGTGCAAGCTCCGGCAAGTGCCAAACACTTTGGCCCCAGCAGACCTGATGCAGATCACACCACGGCACTTCCAAAACTGCAGCACCGCACGTACCATACACATGGCATTGTCTCCTGCCCAACCATCACACTCTACACCATCTGTGGATGCCCCTTCACCCTTGAGCTATAAATCCATGGCTAGTGACCACCAAACACCACCACTTCATCCACCAAACACCACCAAGCCTCCaactagcagaagaatttctccaGTTTCCAGAAACACAAGAAGCACCATGATGAGTACCAAGACACTCGCTCGGCTGGCCAGGAAATGGCAGAGGGTGGCGGCTATCGGGAGGAAGAGGCTCACCTGGTCGCCATCAACATCCACAGAAGAAGCCGGAGGGTCGTGCTCGTCGGTGGCCAGCAAGGGCCACTGCGTCGTGTACACTGCCGATGGTGCAAGGTTCGAGGTATCCCTTGCGTTCCTAGGAACGACCGTCTTCAGCGAGCTCTTGAGGATGTCCCAAGAGGAGTTCGGCTTCGCAGGCATTGACGGTGGCAGAATCACACTGCCCTGCGACTCATCGGTGATGGAGTATGCCATGTGCTTGCTCAGGAGAAGCGCCTCCACAGAGATGGAAGCCGCGTTCCTCAACACCATTGAGATGCCATGCCACTATCATGTGGTGCAGCATCTGGGTGTTGACCAGCATTTCGGTGTCTGCAGCTCTTGATTACCATCTGCAGAGATATAGGAAAATAGACTAAGGAGAAGGGTTTATGTGTAGCATTTTGATCTTGCTAGCAAAGAAGCAATCAAGGAAAATGAACAGTAGTTAGAGACATTGTTCTTTCAGTGTATGCATATACTATGTTCGAAAGATAAATGATTGATCACAGCTTTCTGGGACCTAAGCAGTAGGCATTGATAAATATCTTCTTTGCAATTAAATGGCCTCAGACAGAAATTATTACAAATAAAGTTTAGGTTGGGCAGATAAGTCCTTGCAGATGGATTAGGGAGGTTGAACTTTTGGACAGAGTCTACTGCAAGTTGTTCAACCGATGACAAGTTCGTCGAATTATACTCAAGTCAGGAACAGTAAACCTACTAGCATTCAGAAATCGGGTCTGCAGAATAAGTTCATCAAGATTTGCACTTGGCAAATAAATTTTCATGCTATGTTTCTGTCATGGATGTCCAAGTAAATCATTAGGCAAGGCTGGGTTCATTAATCATTATCAAAGATAAAGTAAGAAATATGCAACTCGCATCACAGGATGCTCACGTCCCCAAAAGAAATGCCAACATGGAAGTAAAGACAAGCTCTTGGATAGATTAAAGGCTGTGAACTAGAAACCCTTAACTTCCCAGCTAAATGCAAGGAAGATACCGGAAAATGACTGGTACATGCTCTGCTAGAAACCATGCAGACCATGGGTGGACAATGAGATATGGAGCTGCCCAGCAACATGCCAGATCTGCAGCAATCAAAGCACTGTTAAACCAACCGGCAAACACCTAACACGCAGCTGCAGCTGTAAATGCAAAGTACACACCCAAAAGCAATGAAGTGAACtccgcatctgcctatgaagaccaTCATGTGCCATGTGGTGAGCTGACGAGAATCCGCGTAGCCAATGCATAGCAGTCTCCAGCACACGAGGAATGGATATCAGGACTTGGCCGCTTCCGTCAGTGACATGGTGGAAGCCGTTGTTACTACCTCTAACCAGAACCTATGAACTGCTCAACCCACCACCATCTGGGACACGCAGTATCAGTCCGACGTTTCTAGTTGGAGGTAGGAACATCAGCTCTTTCTTTAGTAAAGGAACAGCAGTTTGTTCATTGTCCATCTAATCATCTCATCCTCGCAGCGCCATTACCGAGTTCAGCGTCAGTCACCTGATCAGAGACTTCAAGTCCATGGTTTCTTTCTACTTCCTTCACTAGTATATACGAACTAAGTATGTTCAAAAAAAAATACGAACTATGTTCAAGATGTGTCAAATAATCCAATATTGACAGAAAAATTGTTCTTTGTATCATTTACTGTGATCATTGAATCTTACATGAGGCTCTACAGACCTCCTCTTGGTCCTAACAAAAAATATTTCAGAAGCTAAGCTAGTAGCTAAGTACAAAGAGCGAATTGATGGCCGAGTCCCATTGATGGTGCCATGCAGCTAGCATTGTAGCTGTGGCAGTGCCCAACAATGGAGCTCAAGAATGCCCTCTCGACCTCCTCAGAGGCCTCTCTCCTAACTAGGCACAAGACATATTCCATCACAGTGGCATCACAGGGCAGCATGATCCTGCCTCCGTCATTGCCGCTCGCGAAGCCAAACTCCTCCTCGGACATCCTCAGGAGCTCGGCGAAGACCGTCGTCCCGAGGTATGCCAGAGGGACCTCGAACCGGGATCCGTCGGTGGTGTACATCACGCAGTGGCCCTCATCGGCAACCATAGATGACACTGTGCTGCAGCACTCTTCGTCGGCCGTGTCTGAGGCATGCCGGCGGCGGGCACCAGCTCCTGCCGCCAACATCCGCTGGCACTTCTTGGCCAGCTGAGCAAGCTTCTTTGTATGGATCATGGTTGAGTCGGATATGTTCCCGGCTGGCTAAATTTCACTTTGGCTATGGAAGTCTGAAGGTGTGTTATAGATTGTGATGAGATGAAGTTTGTGCTGAGCAGGCCATGGATTTATAGTAGAAGGAAGAAAGGACTCAGGCAGTGCATATGCGTGTGGGCAGTGTGTAGCTATCAGCGAGAGCGTTGGGCAGGGGACAATGCCATGAGTGCTCTGCATGCAATGTTGTTGCAACAAGTTGCAGACAACAATAATGATGAATGATTTTGATGAGATCTTCAAGCACCATCCATGTCTGGATTGTGCTTCTGGCTAGAGAACCCCATGGGGTCCTCGTGCTCGTGCCATTTCCCCAGTAAACCGATCACCACAGCTGTGCAGACGAGTCGTCCAGCACAAGCTCCAGCAAGTGCCAAACACTCGGCCCCAGAAAACCTGATCCAGATCACATCACGGCACCTCCAAAACCGCAGCACCACGCGTACCATGGCATTGTCTCCTGCCCAACAATCACACGCTTGCTTTACCCCTGGGCTATAAATCCATATGGCTAAATGTCCTTCTAACAACACCACTTCATCCATAGACAAAGGCATTCCAACTTCCAACTAGCAGAAGATTTTCTCCAGTTTTCAAAAACACAAGAAACTACCATGATGAGTGCCAAGAAACTCGCTCAGCTCGCCAAGAAGTGGCAAAGGATGGCAGCTATCAGGAGGAAGACGCTCACCTGGTCGTTCTCATGGTCCAGAGAAGAAGCCGGAGGGTCGTGCGGCACGTCATGCTCGTCGGTGGCCGGCAAGGGCCAATGCATCATGTACACTGCCGATGGTGCAAGGTTCGAGGTGCCCCTTGCGTTCCTAGGAACGACCGTCTTCAGCGAGCTCTTGAGGATGTCCCAAGAGGAGTTCGGCTTCGCAGGTGTTGATGGTGGCAGAATCACGCTGCCCTGCGACGCATCGGTGATGGAGTATGCCATGTGCTTGCTCAGGAGAAGTGCCTCCACAGAGATGGAAGCCGCGTTCCTCAACACGTTTGCGATGCCATGCCACTATCATGTGGCGCAGCATCTGGGAGTTGGCCAGCGTTTCGGTGTCTGCAGCTCCTGATTACCATCTGCAGAAATATAGGAAAATAGACTAAGGAGAACAGTTTATGTGTAGCATTTTGATCTTGCAAGCAATCAAGGAAGATGTACAGTAGTTAGAGACACTGTTCTTTCAGTGTATGCATATACTATGTTCGAAAGATAAATGATTGATCACAGTTTTCTGGGACCTAAGCAGTAAGCGTTGATAAATTTCTTCTTTGAAATTAAATGGCCTCAGACAGAAATTATTACAAACAAAGTTTAGGTTGGGCAGGTAAGTCCTTGCAGATGGATTAGGGAGGTTGAACTTTTGGACAAAGGCTACTGCAAGTTGTTAAACCGATGACAAATTCGTCCAATTATACTCAAGTCAGGACCAGCAAACCTACTAGCATTCAGAAATCGGGTCTCCACAATAAGCTCATCAATATACTTGGCAAATAAATTTTCATGGTATGCTTGTGTCATGGATGTCCAAGTAAATCATCAGGAAAGGCTGGGTTCATTAGTCATTATCGAAGATAAAGTAAGAAATATGCAACTCGCATCACAGGATGCTCCCAAAAGAAATGCCAACATGGAACTAAAAAAAGCTCTTGGATAGATTCAAGGGTGCTAACTAGAAACCCTCAACTGTCCAGCTAAATGCAGGAAGATACCGGAAAATGACTGACACATGCTCTGCTAGAAACCATGCAGACCATGGGTGGACAATGAGATATGGAGCTGCCCAGCAACTTGCCAGATGTGCAGCAATCAAAACACTGTTAAACCAACCGGCAAGCACCTAACATGCAGCTGCAGCTGTAAGTGCAATGTACACAACCAAAAGCAATGAAGTGAACtccgcatctgcctatgaagaccaTCATGTGCCATGTCCCTCATGATGCAAGCTTTTCACCAAAGTGTGGTGAGCTGACGAGAATCCGCGTAGCCAATGCATAGCAGTCTCCAGCACACGAGGAATGGATGTCAGGACTTGGCCGCTTCCGTCAGTGACATGGTGGAAGCCGTTGTTACTACCTCTAACCAGAACCTATGAACTGCTCAACCCACCTCCATCTGGGACATGCAGTCTCACTCCGATGTTTCTAGTTGGAGGTAGGAACAGCAGCTCTTTCTTTAGTGAAGGAACAGCAGTTTGTTCATTGTCCATCTAATCCTCTCATCCTCGCAGCGCCATTACCAAGTTCAGTCACCTGATCAGAGACTTCAAGTCCATGGTTTCTTTCTACTTCCATCACTAGTATATATGAACTATGTTCAAGGATGTGTCAAATAATCCAATTTCTCCCAGAAAATGTGTTCTTTGTATCATTTATTGTGATCATTGAATCTTACATGAGGCTGTCCGTACAGAGCTCGTCTTGGTCCTAACTAAAAATACTTAAGAAGCTAAGCTGGTAGCTAAGTACAAAGAGCAAATTGATGGCTGAGTCCCATTGATGGTGCCATGCAGCTAGCATTGTAGCTGTGGCAGTGCCCAACAATGGAGCTCAAGAACGCCCTCTCGACCTCCTCAGAGGCCTCTCTCCTGACTAGGCACAAGACATATTCCATCACAGTGGCATCGCAGGGCAGCATGATCCTGCCTCCGTCACTGCCGCTCGCGAAGCCAAACTCCTCCTCGGACATCCTCAGGAGCTCGGCGAAGACCGTTGTCCCGAGGTATGCCAGAGGGACCTCGAACCGGGATCCGTCAGTGGTGTACATCACACAGTGGCCCTCATCGGCAACCATAGATGATACTGTGCTGCAGCACTCGTCGTCGGCCGTGTCTGAGGCATGCCGACGGCGGGCACCGGCTCCTGCCGCCAACATCCGCTGGCACTTCTTGGCCAGCTGAGCAAGCTTCTTTGGATGGATCATGGTTGAGTCTGATGTGTTCCCGGCTGGCTAAATTTCACTTTGGCTCTGGAAGTCTGAAGGCGTGTTATAGATTGCGATGCTACTTGAGATGAGATGAAGTATGTGCTGAGCAGGCCATGGATTTATAGTAGGAGGAAGAAAGGACTCAGGGCAGTCCATATGCGCGGAGGCAGTGTGTAGCTATCAGCGAGAGCGTTGGGCAGGGGACAATGCCATGAGTGCTCCGCATGCAATGTTGTTGCAACAAGTTGCAGACAACAATAATGATGAATGATTTTGATGAGATCTTCAAGCACCATCCATGTCTGAATTGTGCTTCTGGGTAGAGAACCCCATGGGGTCCTCGTGCTCGTGTCATTTCCCCAGTAAACCGATCACCACGGATGTGCAGACAAGACGTCCAGCACAAGCTCCAGCAAGTGGCAAACACTCGGCCCCAGCAAACCTGATCCAGATCACATCACGGACTTCCAAAACCGTAGCACCACACGTACCATGGCACTGTCTCCTGCCCAACCATAACACACTCCACCATATGTGGGCGCCCGCTTTACCCTTGGGCTATAAATCCATGGCCTCCTAACAACACCACTTCATTCACAGACAAAGGCATTCCAACTTCCaactagcagaagaatttctccaGTTTCCAGAAACACAAGCAACAACCATGATGAGTGCCAAGACACTCGCTCGGTTTGCCAAGAAGTGGCAGAGGGTGGCGGCTATGGGGAGGAAGATGCTCACCTGGTCATCATCAATGTCCGCAGAAGAAACCGAAGGGTCCTGCAGCACGCTGTGCTCGTCAGCGGCTGGCAAGGGTCACTGCATCGTGTACACAGCCGACAGTGTGAGGTTAGAGGTGCCGCTTGCATTCCTCGGCACAACCATCTTCAATGAGCTCTTGAGGATGTCCCAAGAGGAGTTCGGCTTCGCAGGTGTTGACGGTGGCAGAATCACGCTTCCCTGTGATGCGTCGGTGATGGAGTACGCCATGTGCTTGCTCAGGAGAAGCGCCTCTGTGGAGATGGAGGCCGCGTTCCTCAACACCATGGCGATGCCATGCCACTATCATGTGCAGCCACATCTGGGAGTTAGCCAGCATTTCGGTGTCTGCAGCTCCTGATTACCATCTGCGGAGATATAGGAAAATAGACTAAGGAAAACAGTTTATATGTAGCATTTTGATCTTGCTAGCAAAGAAGCAATCAAGGAATATGGACAGTAGTTAGAGACATTGGTCTTTCAATGTGTACATATGCTTTGTTGCAAAGATAAATGATTGATGACAGTTTTTAGAACCTAAGCAGTATGTGTAGACAAATTTCTTTTGTGCAGTTATATGGCATCGGACAAAAAATATTACGAAGAAAGTTGTTCAACCAACAACAGATGATAAAATATTTGCAGATGGAGATGGTATGTGACCTTTTGGACAACCGATGATAAAACTGTCGAATTGTACTCAAATCAGGACCAGCAAACCTGCAAACGTTCAAAAGTCAGGTCTGTCACGCAGAATAAGCTCATCAAAATTTGTGCTCGGGACATAAATTTCCGTGTTATCTTTGTGTCATGGATGTCCAAGTAAATCTTCAGGCAAGGCTAGGTTCGTGATATAAGATAAACCATCAAATAAGTGTTGCATTGCAACTCATATTACAGCATGAGCACTTCCTCAAAAAATGTGACCTGCAAACCCTCAACTGCCCAGCTAAATGGAAGGATAATACCGGAAAATGGCTGACGCATGCTATGCTAGAAACCAGGCAGGCCATGGGTGGACAATGAGATATGGAACTTCCCAGCAACCTTCCAGATCTGAAGCAATCAAAGCACTGTTAAAGATGGCTCCACTCCCACCCCCGCTCCGCTCCCACCCCTCCCTAGCCTAGGTTAGCCCACccccaccacgccgccgtcgatTCCCGCCGGCAGCGCTCCTCCAAACCCCACCCCACCTCCATGGCGTCTCCCAGTGCCTCCCCTTCCCGCTCCGGCGACCGCGTCTCCTACGGCGAGCGCCGCTGGGCCGAGTCTGATGGGGAGTCCTCCTCGGCGCGCTCGTACTATGAGGTCGCGCGCACGCCGGCGGCCCCGCTGCGCCTTGCTGCCGCCGAGCCGGAGGCGGCCGGCCCCGCGGCGGCCACGGCGACGGCTGCGGGCAAGCTCCCCGCCAAGGACCGCCTGGGACCCCGCTCCGAGGTGCACCGTGTCGGACGCGAGGTCACTATGGACGCGGACGGGTTCCAGCACCCCCGGCGCAAACACCACCGCCGGCCTCGTCGTACGCCTGCGCCGAGCCCCCCACGCCCGCGCAGCCCCTCCCCGGAGGAGGTTGCCGGCATGTGCTTCCGTTGCCTAGACCGCTACCACAGGGTGAGGGACTGTACCAATGATGTCAGGTGCCGGCGGTGCCTCATCTCCGGCCATGTTTCCCGCGACTGCGAGACCCGCCTGCGCGCCAGGCCTGCGCCTCTGCCCGCCGCCGCGCCGCGTGCTGCACTTGCACGCCAAGCTGCAGCCCCACCCCCTCCGGCCCCAACTCCGGCAGCGCCGATGGCCGCTGGCCCTGTGCCAGCGCGCATCATCATGGCTCGCTCCGTCGAGATGGAGGAGGCGGAGGTGGTGCTGTCCCGCGCCCTGGTGGCCACCATCGCTGGAACCAGGCCGCGTGTAACCCCGGAGGACGTCGTCGGCGAGATGTACCGCTCGTTCCAACTCGAGGAGGGAGACTTCACGGT
This region includes:
- the LOC123451815 gene encoding auxin-responsive protein SAUR36-like; this encodes MIHTKKLTQLAKKCQRMLVAGAGARRRQASDTSDDECCSTASSVVADEGHCMVYAADGARFEVPLAYLGKTVFAELLRMSEEEFGFASGSEGGRITLPCDAMVVEYVLCLVRREASEEVEKAFLSSIAGHCHSYNASGMAPSMGTSHQFSLCT
- the LOC123451810 gene encoding auxin-responsive protein SAUR36-like, whose protein sequence is MQITPRHFQNCSTARTIHMALSPAQPSHSTPSVDAPSPLSYKSMASDHQTPPLHPPNTTKPPTSRRISPVSRNTRSTMMSTKTLARLARKWQRVAAIGRKRLTWSPSTSTEEAGGSCSSVASKGHCVVYTADGARFEVSLAFLGTTVFSELLRMSQEEFGFAGIDGGRITLPCDSSVMEYAMCLLRRSASTEMEAAFLNTIEMPCHYHVVQHLGVDQHFGVCSS
- the LOC123451817 gene encoding auxin-responsive protein SAUR36-like codes for the protein MIHTKKLAQLAKKCQRMLAAGAGARRRHASDTADEECCSTVSSMVADEGHCVMYTTDGSRFEVPLAYLGTTVFAELLRMSEEEFGFASGNDGGRIMLPCDATVMEYVLCLVRREASEEVERAFLSSIVGHCHSYNASCMAPSMGLGHQFALCT
- the LOC123451819 gene encoding auxin-responsive protein SAUR36-like, encoding MMSAKKLAQLAKKWQRMAAIRRKTLTWSFSWSREEAGGSCGTSCSSVAGKGQCIMYTADGARFEVPLAFLGTTVFSELLRMSQEEFGFAGVDGGRITLPCDASVMEYAMCLLRRSASTEMEAAFLNTFAMPCHYHVAQHLGVGQRFGVCSS
- the LOC123451816 gene encoding auxin-responsive protein SAUR36-like, producing MIHPKKLAQLAKKCQRMLAAGAGARRRHASDTADDECCSTVSSMVADEGHCVMYTTDGSRFEVPLAYLGTTVFAELLRMSEEEFGFASGSDGGRIMLPCDATVMEYVLCLVRREASEEVERAFLSSIVGHCHSYNASCMAPSMGLSHQFALCT
- the LOC123451818 gene encoding auxin-responsive protein SAUR36-like; its protein translation is MMSAKTLARFAKKWQRVAAMGRKMLTWSSSMSAEETEGSCSTLCSSAAGKGHCIVYTADSVRLEVPLAFLGTTIFNELLRMSQEEFGFAGVDGGRITLPCDASVMEYAMCLLRRSASVEMEAAFLNTMAMPCHYHVQPHLGVSQHFGVCSS